Proteins from a single region of Chanodichthys erythropterus isolate Z2021 chromosome 13, ASM2448905v1, whole genome shotgun sequence:
- the LOC137035011 gene encoding cystatin-B-like, producing MCDIGGWTTEESVTPEVTNICLEVKSDIEEKAGANFEVYIPLSFASHIVAGTNYVVKVYVGVDKCIHAMIFQALPCNGGELTVNGVQHPKTASEPLIPFDE from the exons ATGTGTGATATTGGAGGATGGACCACAGAGGAGTCTGTCACTCCAGAGGTGACGAACATCTGCCTTGAG GTGAAGTCAGACATAGAGGAGAAGGCTGGAGCTAATTTTGAGGTTTACATTCCTTTAAGCTTTGCTTCTCATATTGTGGCAGGGACAAACTATGTGGTCAAG GTGTATGTTGGAGTGGATAAGTGCATTCATGCGATGATATTTCAAGCTCTCCCCTGCAATGGAGGGGAATTGACTGTGAATGGAGTCCAGCACCCTAAAACCGCCAGTGAACCTCTGATCCCCTTTGATGAATAA